From Bradyrhizobium sp. NDS-1, the proteins below share one genomic window:
- a CDS encoding ABC transporter substrate-binding protein, translated as MKRFGLAAIAALALAVVPASAQQALKVGSTPTGIPFTFLDTKTNTIQGIMVDLITEIGKDAGFNVQIEPMQFSALIPSLTSSKIDIIAAAMFITPPRKEVVDFSDPIYTYGEGLVVPKGDTKAYATQDDLKGETVGAQVGTAFVDALKKSGLFADVKAYDTIPDILRDVNTGRLKAGYADYPILAYNLKQGGFPEVRLVDGYKPVTVGSVGIGVRKGETALLGKINASLAKLKANGTIDKILDKWGLKAQG; from the coding sequence ATGAAGCGTTTTGGTCTGGCCGCGATCGCGGCGCTTGCTCTGGCCGTGGTGCCGGCTTCGGCGCAGCAGGCGCTGAAGGTCGGCTCGACGCCGACAGGCATTCCCTTCACCTTCCTGGACACCAAGACCAACACCATCCAGGGCATCATGGTCGATCTCATCACCGAGATCGGCAAGGACGCCGGCTTCAACGTCCAGATCGAGCCGATGCAGTTCTCGGCGCTGATCCCGTCGCTGACCTCGAGCAAGATCGACATCATCGCGGCTGCGATGTTCATCACGCCGCCGCGGAAAGAGGTCGTCGACTTCTCCGATCCGATCTATACCTACGGCGAAGGGCTGGTGGTGCCCAAGGGCGACACCAAGGCTTACGCCACGCAAGACGATTTGAAGGGCGAGACGGTCGGCGCTCAGGTCGGCACCGCCTTCGTCGATGCGCTGAAGAAGTCCGGCCTGTTCGCGGACGTCAAGGCCTACGACACCATTCCCGACATCCTGCGCGACGTGAACACCGGCCGTCTCAAGGCCGGCTACGCCGATTATCCGATCCTCGCCTACAATCTGAAGCAGGGCGGCTTCCCCGAGGTGCGCCTCGTCGACGGCTACAAGCCCGTCACCGTCGGCTCGGTCGGCATCGGCGTGCGCAAGGGCGAGACGGCGCTGCTCGGCAAGATCAATGCCTCGCTCGCGAAGCTGAAGGCCAACGGCACCATCGACAAGATCCTCGATAAATGGGGCCTGAAGGCGCAAGGTTGA
- a CDS encoding xanthine dehydrogenase family protein molybdopterin-binding subunit has product MPELNLTSAPAHLRHGSNIGQPLTRRDGILKVKGQATYAADNHPPGMLFAVMAVSSIARGRVTSLDVDAAKRHPGVVDVMTSDHKPALAIDPEIKTNPFVFRMEVLQTNEVRYANQPIAVVIAETLEAATEGAALLAPRYEALPALVGLDAGESFVPPVVGVGNPSEHHHGDIEAGLASAEKRIDVVYETPPQYHNAMEPHGIVAHWDGDRLSVDMPTQGLMLSLARIAELFGIAHDKIHIRSPFLGGGFGSKGLMAGPQVLGVMAAKLVGKPVKLVLRREQMYGPVGHRAPTRQRLRIGADGEGRLTALDHHARTVSSTFDDFYEPAADASHTLYAAPAIRTSHDAVRVNTGTPLFMRAPGEATGSIALESAIDEMAWACGMDPLAFRQKKNYAEVEPISGKPFSSKALRACYEQGAARFGWAKRSLQPRQMRDDAGLLVGWGMGTATFPALMFQAEARAAIRRDGSGVMEIGAHDMGQGAWTALAQIAADELGLDIDRVAFKAGTSDLPDAGIAGGSAHTATAGAAIHSAGAAVIAKLADLATTDEHSPLFGAGNAGVIAREGRLVRRDDESRSESYSEILARAGVAEVEARGTGAPNPAAMEQYAMHSHGAVFAEVKVDPDLGQIRVSRMVGAFAAGRIVNPRMVQSQLFGGMIWGLSFALHEEAITDRRTGRIMNANLGEYHVPVNADVPPLDVITVEEHDPHVNALGIKGVGEIGITGSAGAVANAVWHATGVRVRRFPIRIEELLTQR; this is encoded by the coding sequence ATGCCTGAGCTCAACCTGACCAGTGCGCCCGCCCATCTGCGCCACGGCTCGAATATCGGCCAGCCGCTGACCCGTCGCGACGGCATTCTCAAGGTCAAGGGGCAGGCGACCTACGCTGCCGACAATCACCCGCCTGGCATGCTGTTTGCGGTGATGGCCGTGTCCAGCATCGCGCGCGGTCGTGTGACTTCGCTTGATGTCGATGCCGCCAAGCGCCATCCCGGTGTGGTCGACGTCATGACGTCGGACCACAAACCGGCTCTCGCGATCGATCCCGAGATCAAGACAAATCCGTTCGTCTTCCGGATGGAGGTGTTGCAGACCAACGAGGTCCGCTACGCCAACCAGCCGATTGCGGTGGTGATCGCGGAGACGTTGGAGGCTGCAACCGAAGGCGCCGCGCTGCTGGCGCCGCGTTACGAGGCGCTGCCTGCGCTGGTCGGCCTCGATGCCGGCGAGAGCTTTGTGCCGCCCGTCGTCGGCGTTGGCAATCCGTCCGAGCATCATCATGGGGACATCGAGGCAGGGCTTGCTTCGGCCGAGAAGCGGATCGACGTCGTCTATGAGACGCCGCCGCAATATCACAACGCGATGGAGCCGCATGGGATCGTGGCGCATTGGGACGGCGACAGGCTGTCGGTGGACATGCCAACCCAGGGTCTGATGCTCTCGCTGGCGCGGATCGCCGAGTTGTTCGGCATCGCGCATGACAAGATTCATATTCGCAGCCCGTTTCTCGGGGGCGGCTTCGGCTCCAAGGGGTTGATGGCCGGGCCGCAGGTGCTCGGCGTCATGGCCGCCAAGCTGGTCGGCAAGCCGGTCAAGCTCGTGCTGCGCCGCGAGCAGATGTATGGGCCGGTCGGCCATCGCGCACCGACGCGCCAGCGCCTGCGCATCGGCGCGGATGGAGAGGGGCGTTTGACCGCGCTCGATCATCATGCGAGGACCGTGTCGAGCACGTTCGACGATTTCTACGAGCCCGCAGCCGACGCCTCGCACACACTCTATGCGGCGCCTGCGATCCGCACCTCGCATGACGCCGTGCGCGTCAATACCGGCACGCCGCTGTTCATGCGCGCGCCCGGCGAGGCGACCGGCTCGATTGCGCTGGAGAGCGCGATCGACGAGATGGCCTGGGCCTGCGGCATGGATCCGCTCGCCTTCCGCCAGAAGAAGAACTATGCCGAGGTCGAGCCGATCAGCGGCAAGCCGTTCTCCTCAAAGGCGTTGCGCGCCTGTTACGAGCAGGGCGCGGCGCGCTTCGGCTGGGCGAAGCGTTCGCTGCAGCCGCGGCAGATGCGCGACGATGCCGGGCTGCTGGTCGGTTGGGGCATGGGCACGGCGACCTTTCCGGCGCTGATGTTCCAGGCGGAAGCGCGCGCAGCGATCCGCCGCGACGGTTCAGGCGTGATGGAGATCGGTGCGCACGACATGGGGCAGGGCGCCTGGACCGCGCTGGCCCAGATCGCGGCCGACGAACTCGGGCTCGATATCGACCGCGTCGCGTTCAAGGCCGGTACGTCCGATTTGCCCGATGCCGGCATTGCCGGCGGCTCCGCGCATACGGCAACCGCGGGTGCCGCGATCCACAGCGCGGGCGCGGCCGTGATCGCAAAGCTCGCCGATCTCGCTACCACTGACGAGCATTCGCCGCTGTTCGGCGCCGGCAATGCCGGCGTGATCGCGCGCGAGGGAAGGCTGGTCCGACGCGACGATGAGAGCCGCAGCGAGAGCTATTCCGAGATCCTGGCGCGCGCCGGCGTTGCCGAGGTCGAGGCGCGCGGCACCGGTGCGCCGAATCCCGCGGCGATGGAGCAATACGCGATGCATTCACATGGCGCGGTGTTCGCTGAGGTGAAGGTCGATCCCGATCTCGGCCAAATCCGCGTCAGCCGCATGGTCGGCGCCTTCGCAGCCGGCCGCATCGTCAACCCGCGCATGGTGCAAAGCCAGCTGTTCGGCGGCATGATCTGGGGCCTGTCCTTTGCGCTGCACGAGGAAGCGATCACCGACCGGCGCACCGGCCGCATCATGAATGCCAATCTCGGCGAGTACCACGTTCCCGTGAATGCCGACGTGCCGCCGCTCGACGTCATCACGGTCGAGGAGCACGATCCGCACGTCAATGCGCTCGGCATCAAGGGCGTCGGCGAAATCGGCATCACCGGCAGCGCCGGCGCGGTCGCCAACGCGGTCTGGCACGCGACCGGCGTGCGTGTGCGCCGTTTTCCGATTCGAATCGAGGAGTTGTTGACGCAGCGTTGA
- a CDS encoding amino acid ABC transporter ATP-binding protein has product MIELKDIHKSFGKVEVLKGINAKVEKGEVVCIVGPSGSGKSTILRCINGLESYDRGEISVEGLKVDRDAPSIVAIRTQVSMVFQRFNLFPHRTVLENVVEGPLYVKKEPRAQVLERGRALLAQVGLAEKADAHPPQLSGGQQQRVAIARALAMQPKAILFDEPTSALDPELVGDVLGVMRKLADDGMTMVVVTHEMGFARDVADRVLFIDGGIIVEQGPAKALLNQPQHPRTQDFLRRVLHPL; this is encoded by the coding sequence ATGATCGAGCTGAAGGACATCCACAAGAGCTTTGGCAAGGTCGAGGTGCTCAAGGGCATCAATGCGAAGGTCGAAAAGGGCGAGGTGGTCTGTATCGTCGGTCCTTCCGGCTCCGGCAAGTCCACCATCCTGCGCTGTATCAACGGGCTCGAGAGCTACGATCGCGGCGAGATCAGCGTCGAGGGATTGAAGGTCGACCGCGATGCGCCGTCGATCGTGGCCATCCGAACCCAGGTCTCGATGGTGTTCCAGCGCTTCAACCTGTTCCCGCATCGCACGGTCCTTGAGAACGTCGTCGAAGGGCCGCTCTATGTGAAGAAGGAGCCCCGTGCGCAAGTGCTGGAGCGCGGCCGCGCCCTGCTTGCCCAGGTCGGGCTTGCAGAGAAGGCCGATGCACATCCGCCGCAGCTCTCCGGCGGCCAGCAGCAGCGCGTCGCGATCGCGCGGGCGCTGGCGATGCAGCCAAAAGCCATCCTGTTCGACGAGCCGACCTCGGCGCTCGATCCTGAACTGGTCGGCGACGTTCTTGGCGTGATGCGCAAGCTCGCCGACGACGGCATGACGATGGTCGTCGTCACCCACGAGATGGGATTTGCCCGCGATGTCGCCGACCGTGTGCTGTTCATCGATGGCGGAATCATCGTCGAGCAGGGGCCGGCCAAGGCGCTGCTCAACCAACCCCAGCATCCGCGCACGCAGGATTTTTTGCGGCGTGTGCTGCATCCGCTCTGA
- a CDS encoding helix-turn-helix domain-containing protein: MRKPVAAKPAKRVRAKAVINKAEPAMDVEVGRRIRDLRRARQFSLETVAARTELSIGFLSQIERGLSSPSLRVLATLADVLGVGIAALFGASPSADGASDQVVTRGSQRPELKLWRTGVSKQLLSPASTDNKLNLFLVHLEPGGSTGDELYTHDGEEAGLVLEGEMMLTVDSETWSLKTGDSFRFASRRPHRFSNPAEDAKAVVLWVNCVTGAG, translated from the coding sequence ATGCGCAAACCGGTCGCCGCAAAGCCGGCGAAGCGGGTGAGGGCCAAGGCCGTGATCAATAAGGCCGAGCCCGCGATGGACGTCGAAGTCGGCCGCCGCATCCGGGATCTCCGGCGCGCCAGGCAGTTCTCGCTGGAGACGGTCGCGGCGCGCACGGAGCTTTCGATCGGCTTCCTCAGCCAGATCGAGCGCGGCCTGTCGTCACCGTCCCTGCGGGTCCTGGCCACGCTGGCCGACGTGCTCGGCGTCGGCATCGCCGCCCTGTTCGGTGCAAGTCCGAGCGCCGATGGAGCATCCGATCAGGTCGTGACGCGGGGATCGCAACGCCCCGAGCTGAAGCTCTGGCGCACCGGCGTGTCCAAGCAGCTGCTGAGCCCGGCGAGCACCGACAACAAGCTCAACCTCTTCCTGGTGCATCTGGAGCCGGGCGGCTCCACGGGCGACGAGCTCTACACCCATGACGGCGAGGAAGCCGGGCTCGTGCTCGAGGGCGAGATGATGCTGACGGTGGACAGCGAGACCTGGTCGCTGAAGACCGGCGACAGCTTCCGGTTTGCGAGCCGCAGACCCCACCGGTTTTCAAACCCGGCCGAGGATGCGAAGGCCGTGGTGCTCTGGGTGAATTGCGTGACGGGGGCGGGGTAG
- a CDS encoding SMI1/KNR4 family protein, with amino-acid sequence MDDLIIAAIRQRLKTKVTDLGRPPSQELIPSNPSDIASDEEYLRFRLPPLLKRIYAEIGNGGFGPGYGFIGLTNGVADDTGKTVVEIYDAFRSAPELAWPDGLLPISHWGCAIYSCIECLDPDFRMRIFDPNDHDGDDWTDAFFEDSPSFEDWIRSWASGINVWDAMYGDDGHVARIMSARRKRH; translated from the coding sequence ATGGATGACCTCATCATCGCTGCGATCCGACAGCGGCTGAAGACGAAAGTCACCGATCTGGGCCGACCTCCGAGCCAAGAGCTGATTCCCAGCAATCCCAGCGATATAGCCTCCGACGAAGAGTACCTTCGCTTCCGGCTGCCGCCTCTCTTGAAGCGAATCTATGCCGAGATCGGGAATGGCGGCTTCGGCCCCGGATACGGATTCATCGGATTAACAAACGGCGTTGCCGACGATACCGGCAAGACCGTTGTTGAGATCTATGACGCGTTTCGCAGTGCGCCTGAGCTGGCGTGGCCGGATGGCCTACTGCCGATCAGCCATTGGGGATGCGCGATCTATTCTTGCATCGAATGTCTCGATCCGGATTTCCGGATGCGGATTTTTGATCCCAACGATCACGATGGCGACGACTGGACCGACGCATTCTTCGAGGATTCGCCCAGTTTCGAAGACTGGATCAGATCGTGGGCATCCGGCATCAATGTGTGGGACGCGATGTACGGCGATGACGGCCACGTCGCTCGGATTATGTCCGCGCGCCGCAAGCGGCATTGA
- a CDS encoding D-amino acid dehydrogenase, whose amino-acid sequence MKVLILGSGVIGVTSAYYLARAGHEVTVVDRQPEPALETSFANAGEVSPGYSSPWAGPGVPVKAVKWLLMKHGPLVIRPKLDPVMWVWLLKMLRNCTSARYAVNKSRMIPIAEYSRDSLRDLRRDIGFQYDERAQGTLQLFRYQAQLDGTAEDIAVLKQYGVPFEVLSREGCIAVEPALSGVKEKFVGGLRLPQDETGDCHMFTQALAKHAEALGVRFMFNTSIDRIVTDGARVSGVMTGAGTLQADSYVLALGSWSSRLVAPLGISLPVYPVKGYSITVPIKDASGAPESTVMDESYKVAITRLGNRIRVGGTAEISGYSDKLYDARRATLDHSLTDLFPRGGDLSKATFWSGLRPMTPDGPPVIGPTQYGNLHLNTGHGTLGWTMSCGSGRVLADTLSGKKPDIDVSALSVERYKHRFG is encoded by the coding sequence GTGAAAGTTCTGATCCTCGGCAGCGGTGTCATCGGTGTCACCTCTGCCTACTACCTCGCACGTGCCGGCCACGAGGTGACGGTCGTCGACCGTCAGCCGGAGCCGGCGCTCGAGACCTCCTTCGCCAATGCCGGCGAGGTGTCGCCCGGCTATTCCTCGCCCTGGGCCGGCCCCGGCGTGCCGGTGAAGGCGGTGAAGTGGCTGCTGATGAAGCACGGCCCGCTGGTGATCCGGCCGAAGCTCGACCCCGTCATGTGGGTCTGGCTGCTCAAGATGCTGCGCAACTGCACCAGCGCGCGGTACGCAGTCAACAAGAGCCGGATGATCCCGATCGCGGAATACAGCCGCGACTCCTTGCGCGACCTGCGACGCGACATCGGCTTTCAATATGACGAGCGCGCGCAAGGCACGCTGCAGCTGTTCCGCTACCAGGCGCAGCTCGACGGCACGGCCGAGGACATCGCCGTGCTCAAGCAGTACGGCGTTCCGTTCGAAGTGCTGAGCCGCGAGGGCTGCATTGCGGTGGAGCCGGCGCTATCGGGCGTGAAGGAAAAATTCGTCGGCGGGCTTCGACTGCCGCAGGACGAGACCGGCGACTGCCACATGTTCACGCAGGCACTGGCCAAGCATGCCGAGGCGCTCGGCGTGCGCTTCATGTTCAACACCTCGATCGACCGCATCGTCACCGACGGTGCGCGCGTCAGCGGCGTGATGACCGGTGCCGGCACGTTGCAGGCCGATAGCTATGTGCTCGCGCTCGGCAGCTGGTCGTCGCGGCTGGTGGCCCCGCTCGGCATTTCGCTGCCGGTCTATCCGGTGAAGGGCTATTCGATCACGGTGCCGATCAAGGACGCCTCCGGCGCGCCGGAATCCACCGTGATGGACGAGAGCTACAAGGTCGCGATCACGCGCCTCGGCAATCGCATCCGCGTCGGCGGCACCGCGGAAATCTCCGGCTATTCGGACAAGCTCTACGATGCGCGCCGTGCCACGCTGGACCATTCCTTGACCGATCTGTTCCCGCGCGGCGGCGATCTTTCCAAGGCGACGTTCTGGAGCGGCCTGCGTCCGATGACGCCGGACGGCCCACCGGTGATCGGTCCGACGCAGTACGGCAACCTCCACCTCAACACCGGCCACGGCACGCTCGGCTGGACCATGTCCTGCGGTTCGGGACGCGTGCTCGCGGATACGCTGTCCGGCAAGAAGCCGGACATCGACGTGAGTGCGCTGTCGGTGGAGCGGTATAAGCACCGGTTCGGGTAA
- a CDS encoding amino acid ABC transporter permease, translating to MKGFWRDAAEFFPILLNGVALTIVVTIGSLLLSTVLGLVWAMMRVSGIKALSMLSASLINVIRGIPIIVLLFYLYFVMPDLGVTLSALQAAILGLGIAYSAYQAENFRAGIEAIDKGQIEAAQSIGMGWWLTMRRVVLPQAVRIVLPPYGNVMIMMLKDSSQASTITVAELALQGKLIASSTFKNTSVFTLVALMYLTMSIPLILLVRHFEKRAGKR from the coding sequence ATGAAAGGCTTTTGGCGCGACGCCGCCGAGTTCTTCCCGATTCTGCTGAACGGCGTCGCGCTGACGATCGTCGTCACCATCGGCTCGCTGCTGCTGTCCACGGTGCTGGGCCTCGTCTGGGCGATGATGCGGGTCTCCGGCATCAAGGCGCTGTCGATGCTCAGCGCCAGCCTGATCAACGTGATCCGCGGCATCCCCATCATCGTGCTGTTGTTCTACCTTTACTTCGTGATGCCCGATCTCGGCGTCACCTTGTCGGCCCTGCAGGCCGCGATACTCGGGCTCGGCATCGCCTATTCGGCCTATCAGGCCGAAAATTTCCGCGCCGGCATCGAGGCGATCGACAAGGGGCAAATCGAGGCGGCGCAGTCGATCGGCATGGGCTGGTGGCTGACCATGCGCCGCGTGGTGCTGCCGCAGGCGGTGCGCATCGTGCTGCCGCCTTACGGCAACGTCATGATCATGATGCTGAAGGATTCCTCGCAGGCTTCCACCATCACGGTCGCCGAGCTCGCGCTGCAGGGCAAGTTGATCGCGTCCTCGACCTTCAAGAACACCAGCGTGTTTACGCTGGTGGCGCTGATGTATCTCACCATGAGCATTCCCCTGATCCTGCTGGTCCGTCACTTCGAGAAGCGGGCCGGCAAGCGATGA
- a CDS encoding cupin domain-containing protein: protein MSVDIGGRLRFIRARHKLSQRELARRAGVTNSTISLIESNQMNPSVGALKRILDGIPMGLAEFFALEPESRRKIFYRADELTEVGKKPISYRQVGDNLFGRSLQILKERYEPGSDTGRVHLVHDGEEGGIVISGKLEVTVEDERRILNPGDAYYFESRRPHRFRCVGGKPCEVISACTPPTF, encoded by the coding sequence ATGAGCGTCGACATCGGTGGACGGCTGCGATTCATCCGGGCGCGCCACAAGCTGTCGCAGCGCGAGCTGGCCAGGCGTGCCGGCGTCACCAATTCGACGATCTCGCTGATCGAATCCAACCAGATGAACCCCTCGGTCGGCGCCCTCAAGCGCATCCTCGACGGCATCCCGATGGGGCTCGCCGAGTTCTTCGCGCTGGAGCCGGAGTCGCGGCGCAAGATCTTCTACCGCGCGGACGAGCTGACGGAGGTTGGCAAGAAGCCGATCTCGTATCGCCAGGTCGGCGACAATCTGTTCGGCCGCAGCCTCCAGATTCTGAAGGAGCGTTACGAGCCCGGCAGCGACACCGGGCGCGTGCACCTCGTCCATGACGGCGAGGAAGGCGGCATCGTGATCTCGGGCAAGCTCGAGGTCACCGTCGAGGACGAGCGCCGCATCCTCAATCCGGGCGACGCCTATTATTTCGAGAGCCGCCGCCCGCACCGTTTCCGCTGCGTCGGCGGCAAGCCGTGCGAAGTGATCTCGGCCTGCACGCCGCCGACGTTCTAG
- a CDS encoding aspartate aminotransferase family protein, translated as MTLHQIPNTIKTDSFWMPFTANRQFKKAPRLFSSAEGMHYTTVDGRKVIDGSAGLWCVNAGHGRKQIAAAVERQLMTLDFAPSFQMGHPLAFDFAERLAEIAPKGLDRIFFTNSGSESVDTALKIALAYHRANGQASRTRLIGRERGYHGVGFGGTSVGGMVANRRAFATLLPGVDHIRHTHDLTRNAFAKDQPEHGAELADDLERLVALHGAETIAAVIVEPVPGSTAVLPPPKGYLQRLREICDKHGILLIFDEVITGFGRLGTPFAANFFGVTPDMMTTAKGITNGTIPCGAVFAHRKVHDAMMIGPENVMELFHGYTYSAHPTACAAGIATLDIYKDEGLLTRGASIAEYWRDALHSLKGLPNVIDIRNCGLMGAVELSPRDGAVGARGYDVMVDCFNRGLYFRMSGDSFALSPPLIVEKSHIDDIVSILGDAIKRVA; from the coding sequence GTGACCCTTCATCAGATTCCGAACACTATCAAGACCGACTCGTTCTGGATGCCGTTCACGGCCAACCGGCAGTTCAAGAAGGCGCCGCGCCTGTTCTCCTCGGCCGAGGGCATGCACTACACCACCGTCGACGGCCGCAAGGTGATCGACGGCTCCGCCGGCCTCTGGTGCGTCAATGCCGGCCACGGCCGCAAGCAGATCGCCGCCGCGGTCGAGCGTCAGCTCATGACGCTGGACTTTGCGCCGTCGTTCCAGATGGGCCATCCGCTCGCATTCGACTTCGCCGAGCGGCTCGCCGAGATCGCGCCGAAGGGCCTCGACCGCATCTTCTTCACCAACTCCGGCTCCGAGTCGGTCGACACCGCACTGAAGATCGCGCTCGCCTATCACCGCGCCAACGGCCAGGCCAGCCGCACCCGCCTGATCGGTCGCGAGCGCGGCTATCACGGCGTCGGCTTCGGCGGCACCTCGGTCGGCGGCATGGTCGCCAACCGCCGCGCCTTCGCAACCCTGCTGCCGGGCGTCGATCACATCCGACACACCCACGATCTCACCCGCAACGCCTTCGCCAAGGATCAGCCCGAGCACGGCGCCGAGCTTGCCGACGATCTCGAACGCCTCGTGGCCTTGCATGGCGCCGAGACCATCGCCGCCGTCATCGTCGAGCCGGTCCCGGGGTCGACCGCCGTGCTGCCGCCGCCGAAGGGCTACCTGCAGCGCCTGCGCGAGATCTGCGACAAGCACGGCATCCTCCTGATCTTCGACGAGGTCATAACCGGCTTCGGCCGCCTCGGCACGCCGTTCGCCGCCAATTTCTTCGGCGTCACGCCGGACATGATGACCACCGCCAAGGGCATCACCAACGGCACCATCCCCTGCGGCGCGGTTTTCGCGCACCGCAAGGTGCACGACGCCATGATGATCGGCCCGGAAAATGTCATGGAGCTGTTTCACGGATACACTTATTCCGCGCATCCGACCGCCTGCGCCGCCGGCATCGCGACGCTCGACATCTACAAGGACGAAGGCCTGCTGACGCGCGGTGCGTCGATCGCCGAATACTGGCGCGATGCGCTGCATTCGCTCAAGGGCCTGCCGAACGTCATCGACATCCGCAATTGCGGCCTGATGGGCGCAGTCGAGCTGTCGCCGCGCGACGGTGCTGTCGGTGCGCGCGGCTACGACGTCATGGTCGACTGCTTCAATCGCGGACTGTACTTCCGCATGAGTGGCGATAGCTTCGCGCTGTCGCCGCCGCTGATCGTCGAAAAGAGCCACATCGACGACATCGTCTCGATTCTCGGCGACGCCATCAAGCGGGTGGCCTGA
- a CDS encoding NAD(P)/FAD-dependent oxidoreductase encodes MPARLPLPPSVYADTAVAPVTAPPLDVDKNVSVAIVGGGYTGLSTALHLAEQGVEALVLEAQEPGWGASGNNGGHTNPGLKHDPDQIEADFGAELGRRMIDFSYGTTNFTHDLIRRYQIPCEARQNGTLRAAYHEASAAAIEQTAQQCIRRGMPVTYLNREQLREMTGTDRYIGAMLDTRGGDLHPLSYARGLARAAISAGAKVFGETPALSLRRDGSRWRIETPRAVVHADKVLLATNGFTDDLWPALRRTIVPVFSSIAATAPLSDEVARSIMPTRPVLYESGHITVYYRIDQHNRLLMGGRGPMRWINSPSDVAYLMRYAERLWPQLKGVAWTHGWNSRLAITGDHYPHVHEPAENILISLGCNGRGVALSTAMGAQLARRLIGGPKAEIDMPVTGIKPIPMHAFWPVGVTTAVIAGRVRDRLGI; translated from the coding sequence ATGCCTGCGCGCCTCCCTCTGCCGCCTTCTGTCTATGCCGACACCGCCGTCGCGCCGGTCACCGCGCCGCCGCTCGACGTCGACAAGAATGTCTCCGTCGCGATCGTCGGCGGCGGCTACACCGGCCTCTCCACGGCATTGCATCTGGCAGAGCAGGGCGTCGAGGCGCTTGTGCTGGAGGCGCAGGAGCCCGGCTGGGGCGCGTCCGGCAACAATGGCGGCCACACCAACCCCGGGCTGAAGCACGACCCTGATCAAATCGAGGCGGATTTCGGCGCGGAACTCGGCCGCCGCATGATCGACTTCTCCTATGGCACCACGAATTTCACCCACGATCTGATCCGACGTTACCAGATTCCGTGCGAGGCACGGCAGAACGGCACGCTGCGCGCGGCCTATCACGAGGCCAGCGCTGCGGCGATCGAACAGACCGCGCAGCAATGCATCCGCCGCGGCATGCCGGTGACCTACCTGAACCGCGAGCAACTGCGCGAGATGACCGGCACCGACCGCTACATCGGTGCCATGCTGGATACCCGCGGCGGCGATCTGCATCCGCTCAGCTATGCCCGCGGCCTTGCGCGCGCCGCGATTTCGGCAGGCGCGAAGGTCTTTGGCGAGACACCGGCATTGTCACTGCGCCGCGACGGCTCGCGCTGGCGCATCGAGACGCCGCGCGCCGTGGTCCATGCGGACAAGGTCCTGCTCGCGACCAACGGTTTCACCGACGATCTCTGGCCCGCGCTCCGCCGCACCATCGTGCCGGTGTTTTCCTCGATCGCCGCCACCGCGCCGTTGTCGGACGAGGTGGCTCGTTCGATCATGCCGACGCGTCCGGTGCTCTACGAGAGCGGCCACATCACGGTCTATTATCGCATCGATCAGCACAATCGTCTGTTGATGGGCGGCCGAGGCCCGATGCGCTGGATCAACTCGCCGTCCGACGTCGCCTATCTCATGCGCTATGCCGAGCGGCTGTGGCCGCAGCTCAAGGGCGTGGCCTGGACGCATGGTTGGAACAGCCGGCTCGCCATCACCGGGGATCATTATCCCCACGTGCACGAGCCCGCAGAGAACATCCTGATCTCGCTCGGCTGCAATGGCCGTGGCGTCGCGCTCTCGACCGCGATGGGAGCGCAGCTCGCGCGCCGGCTGATCGGCGGCCCCAAGGCCGAGATCGATATGCCCGTCACCGGCATCAAGCCGATCCCGATGCACGCATTCTGGCCGGTCGGGGTGACGACCGCGGTGATCGCGGGCCGCGTGCGCGACCGGCTCGGCATATGA